In Alphaproteobacteria bacterium, one DNA window encodes the following:
- a CDS encoding HEPN domain-containing protein, which yields MTTEVDARLAKADRYLRSTETVAAKEFPETIVTAAYYAMFHAAVAVLEARGIEPPRTHRGLVARFGELAKSLGDDAREMGRLLARGLDRRVIGDYSVSEVLTPEEASEARDRAERFVDWCVRTIRRR from the coding sequence ATGACGACGGAAGTCGACGCTCGATTGGCGAAGGCCGATCGGTATCTGCGATCGACCGAGACCGTCGCTGCCAAGGAGTTTCCTGAAACCATTGTGACGGCTGCTTACTACGCGATGTTTCATGCAGCGGTCGCTGTTCTGGAGGCGCGGGGAATAGAACCCCCAAGGACGCACCGCGGCTTGGTCGCACGCTTTGGCGAGCTGGCCAAGAGCCTCGGCGATGACGCGCGTGAGATGGGCCGCCTCCTGGCACGCGGTCTGGATCGACGCGTTATCGGCGACTACTCGGTATCCGAGGTGCTGACACCGGAAGAGGCTAGCGAAGCGCGCGACCGAGCCGAGCGCTTCGTTGACTGGTGCGTGCGGACGATCCGCCGACGATAG
- a CDS encoding EthD domain-containing protein has translation MPAVKLTFCLHRLPHLTRAQFQDYWLNRHGPLVRSHAAALGISRYVQTHATETPFDAGLQGVRGAPEPYDGIAELWWADEAAFERSMRDPAAREAGKILVADERTFIDLARSPLWVNRENEIVG, from the coding sequence ATGCCTGCCGTGAAGCTGACATTCTGCCTGCACCGCCTGCCGCACCTGACGCGCGCGCAGTTCCAGGATTACTGGCTGAACCGGCACGGTCCGCTGGTGCGCAGCCACGCCGCGGCGCTGGGCATCAGCCGCTATGTCCAGACCCACGCCACCGAGACACCCTTCGACGCCGGTCTGCAGGGCGTGCGCGGCGCGCCGGAGCCCTATGACGGCATCGCCGAGTTGTGGTGGGCGGACGAGGCGGCCTTCGAGCGCTCGATGCGCGATCCGGCGGCGCGGGAAGCGGGAAAGATCCTGGTCGCCGACGAGAGGACTTTCATTGACCTCGCGCGCTCGCCACTATGGGTCAATCGCGAGAACGAGATCGTGGGCTGA
- a CDS encoding nucleotidyltransferase domain-containing protein, giving the protein MTDELALVREYKRRVEAKLPGRVAKVVLFGSRARGDASADSDWDIAVFLGSRPTVGERDVISDIAFDLMMETGAQIQALALSAASEAGDFRFYRNLRRDGVAA; this is encoded by the coding sequence ATGACGGACGAACTTGCCCTGGTCCGAGAATACAAGCGACGTGTTGAGGCCAAGCTGCCTGGACGCGTGGCGAAGGTTGTGCTGTTCGGTTCGCGTGCCCGAGGAGATGCGTCGGCGGATTCCGATTGGGATATCGCTGTGTTCCTGGGCAGCCGACCGACTGTGGGGGAACGCGATGTGATCTCGGACATCGCCTTCGACCTCATGATGGAGACCGGCGCGCAAATTCAAGCGCTTGCCCTGTCCGCAGCCAGCGAAGCGGGCGATTTCCGCTTCTATCGCAATCTGCGCCGAGATGGCGTTGCCGCATGA